The following coding sequences lie in one Fimbriimonadaceae bacterium genomic window:
- a CDS encoding DUF58 domain-containing protein produces the protein MGNIAAVAITTASLFLLVVGVMLNSAALFYMSMALVGAIVSTRVQAIIASRFLRFERRAPQIVRVGDTVTIELLAMSERAIQRSLVMLQDHVPNRMRTSEMTRAVPVAPGFGEPVISTYSFRIERRGRYKWDTLTVIGVDSFGIARVPREYKTPPTELIVLPAPIPIDIEMPSATGWGFEETEHGLSRGQGLEPRGVREYSPGDAMRYIHWKSSAKAGKMLVKEFETGSQAAIAMIAQTTVGSEMGSDFTTLDHICGHMAYLIERFCRKNLEVYLPGLVETNQQQSAFGNEWDLQVALASLEADAKETLTEQLHAEVPRLPSGTAIYLFMTLAEANLPGYISTLCAIGHPVFVVVYRLQDPTRSKAARSGYAADKAYIDELSMAGAKTEIVELGVFA, from the coding sequence ATGGGCAACATCGCCGCTGTCGCCATAACGACCGCATCGCTCTTCCTTCTGGTAGTTGGAGTGATGCTGAATTCGGCTGCCTTGTTCTATATGAGCATGGCGCTTGTCGGCGCCATCGTCTCGACACGTGTTCAAGCGATCATCGCTTCACGATTCTTGCGGTTCGAGCGTCGCGCTCCGCAGATCGTGCGGGTCGGCGATACGGTAACCATTGAGTTGTTGGCGATGAGCGAGCGGGCAATCCAGCGATCTCTCGTGATGTTGCAAGACCACGTCCCGAATCGGATGCGAACGAGTGAGATGACAAGAGCTGTTCCGGTTGCACCGGGATTTGGCGAGCCTGTAATCTCAACTTACAGCTTTAGAATCGAAAGGCGGGGTCGATACAAGTGGGACACGCTGACCGTTATTGGCGTGGATTCCTTTGGAATTGCCCGTGTGCCACGGGAGTACAAGACACCCCCCACCGAACTCATCGTGCTGCCAGCGCCAATTCCGATCGATATTGAGATGCCCTCAGCGACAGGCTGGGGATTTGAAGAGACCGAGCATGGTCTTAGTCGCGGTCAAGGACTCGAGCCTCGTGGTGTTCGTGAATATAGTCCTGGCGATGCCATGCGGTACATCCATTGGAAGTCGTCGGCTAAAGCAGGGAAGATGCTGGTGAAGGAGTTTGAGACGGGATCGCAGGCAGCGATTGCGATGATTGCTCAAACGACCGTTGGCAGCGAGATGGGGAGTGATTTTACGACACTTGACCACATCTGCGGGCACATGGCTTATCTCATTGAACGCTTCTGTCGGAAGAACCTTGAAGTCTATCTACCTGGACTCGTTGAGACCAATCAACAGCAGAGCGCGTTTGGAAACGAGTGGGACTTGCAGGTTGCTTTGGCGAGTTTAGAGGCGGATGCGAAGGAGACGTTGACGGAACAGTTGCACGCCGAGGTGCCACGCCTGCCCTCTGGAACGGCGATCTACCTCTTCATGACGCTTGCGGAAGCGAATCTGCCTGGTTATATCAGCACGTTGTGCGCGATTGGCCACCCGGTATTTGTTGTCGTTTACCGGCTCCAAGACCCCACACGAAGCAAAGCTGCTCGCTCAGGCTATGCGGCTGATAAAGCGTACATCGACGAGCTGAGCATGGCGGGGGCCAAGACGGAGATCGTCGAGCTTGGAGTGTTTGCATGA
- the dxr gene encoding 1-deoxy-D-xylulose-5-phosphate reductoisomerase codes for MIRVVILGSTGSIGTQTLDIIRQHSDKLQVVGMAAGRNAPALRKQAVEYPEAKLALYDSPESDIPSGMQAIVDLATMPDVDIVVVCVAGVIGLLPTFEAIKAGKTIALASKEVLVAAGEIVMPLAEKHGVRILPIDSEHSALFQCLQGYQTYQIEELILTASGGPFRGWSLEQLSAVTVDEALNHPTWNMGGKITIDSATLMNKGLETIEAKWLFGVEISQVSVAVHPQSIVHSFVKFKDGSVLGQIGWPNMRLPIQYALLYPERAENDLLPWSPLDSPSLTFEPVDERTFRCLGLAREASRYGGTMPCAMNAANEEAANAFLRGEIGFLTIADSVERVMQDHRTEKASLESLLDTDKWARTRFRELARAARA; via the coding sequence GTGATACGGGTCGTCATTCTTGGTTCCACCGGCAGCATAGGCACACAGACGCTCGATATCATTCGCCAGCACTCGGACAAGCTTCAAGTCGTAGGCATGGCGGCAGGGCGCAATGCTCCAGCTCTGCGCAAGCAGGCCGTCGAGTACCCCGAAGCAAAGCTTGCGTTGTATGATTCGCCCGAATCCGACATCCCAAGCGGGATGCAAGCTATCGTCGATCTCGCCACGATGCCAGACGTGGACATCGTCGTGGTTTGTGTTGCGGGCGTGATTGGCCTGCTGCCAACATTTGAGGCGATCAAGGCAGGGAAGACTATCGCGCTTGCGAGCAAAGAGGTTCTTGTTGCGGCGGGAGAGATAGTGATGCCGCTTGCTGAGAAGCATGGTGTTCGGATACTGCCTATCGACAGTGAGCACAGCGCTCTGTTTCAGTGCTTGCAGGGATATCAGACCTATCAAATCGAAGAGTTGATCCTCACGGCGAGCGGGGGACCGTTCCGGGGTTGGAGCTTGGAGCAGCTCTCGGCTGTCACGGTGGATGAGGCGCTCAATCACCCTACTTGGAATATGGGCGGGAAGATCACGATTGACTCGGCGACCCTGATGAACAAGGGCTTGGAGACGATTGAGGCGAAGTGGTTGTTTGGTGTGGAGATCAGCCAGGTGTCGGTTGCTGTTCACCCTCAGAGCATCGTTCATTCATTCGTGAAGTTTAAGGATGGAAGCGTATTGGGTCAAATTGGCTGGCCGAATATGCGACTTCCCATACAATACGCATTGCTGTATCCCGAGCGGGCGGAGAACGATCTTCTGCCCTGGAGTCCTTTGGACTCTCCAAGCTTGACCTTCGAGCCAGTGGATGAAAGGACCTTCCGCTGTCTTGGGCTTGCACGCGAAGCTTCGAGATACGGTGGTACGATGCCGTGCGCGATGAATGCAGCAAATGAAGAGGCCGCCAATGCGTTTCTGAGGGGCGAGATTGGATTTCTTACGATAGCCGACTCAGTGGAACGTGTTATGCAGGACCATCGTACAGAGAAGGCAAGTTTGGAGTCCTTATTAGATACCGATAAATGGGCGCGCACCCGATTCCGAGAATTGGCAAGGGCAGCCCGAGCGTGA
- a CDS encoding BlaI/MecI/CopY family transcriptional regulator produces the protein MKRDRSHSLPTPAELEILQVLWSRGKSSVREIHDAFGAEKGIGYTTVLKLLQIMFAKGLVRREEAGKAHIYEATQPAVTAQGSMVSDMVKRVFGGSSKDLVMRAMTDKTLSRDELAEIRKMLEELESEAK, from the coding sequence GTGAAGCGAGACCGAAGCCATTCGCTGCCGACCCCTGCCGAGTTGGAGATTCTTCAGGTTCTATGGAGCCGAGGAAAATCCAGTGTTCGCGAAATCCATGATGCCTTTGGCGCGGAGAAGGGGATTGGCTATACCACCGTTTTGAAGCTACTGCAGATTATGTTTGCCAAGGGGCTTGTGCGCCGAGAAGAAGCGGGGAAGGCGCATATTTATGAAGCGACGCAACCTGCTGTAACCGCTCAGGGAAGCATGGTCAGCGACATGGTGAAACGTGTTTTTGGAGGCTCATCGAAGGACCTTGTCATGCGGGCCATGACGGACAAGACGCTTTCTCGCGATGAACTTGCCGAGATTCGCAAAATGCTTGAAGAGCTTGAGTCGGAGGCGAAATGA
- a CDS encoding ROK family protein codes for MQDRFVVGVDLGGTNVRACAYSLDGVPAGPKFDQPSNAQSGTDAIIQSIADVVRLAVSSCQSRPEAVGIAVPGHIDMRTGVVRWAPNFGEERDGVFYSWFDVPLGALLSPHIDIPIFLGNDANLAALGEYRFGSGKNSAKCLVLLTIGTGIGGGVVMTPDCVQGTASGPLLLLGANHGGAELGHTMIQYGGLDCNAGTYGPIESYCQRDSIVKRAVHRLQRGRPSIMREMIGGDLSKVTPKIIDSAADEGDELALEVWHEVGTYLGAGIGSLINVFAPDVFAIGGQIAKAGEHLLGPARRSAANVAVPSLWSDVNVVQAEQIDDAGMLGGAALAMMRLG; via the coding sequence GTGCAGGATAGGTTCGTCGTCGGTGTTGATCTTGGCGGAACCAATGTCCGTGCGTGTGCTTATAGCTTGGACGGGGTCCCTGCCGGTCCAAAGTTCGATCAGCCATCGAATGCGCAGTCGGGAACGGACGCAATCATCCAATCCATTGCTGATGTCGTACGACTCGCTGTGAGCTCATGCCAATCCCGACCCGAGGCCGTTGGTATCGCTGTTCCGGGCCATATCGACATGAGAACCGGGGTCGTTCGATGGGCGCCCAATTTCGGCGAGGAGCGAGACGGCGTTTTCTATAGTTGGTTTGACGTGCCGCTGGGTGCGCTCCTTTCCCCACACATCGACATTCCAATTTTTCTCGGAAACGATGCAAACCTCGCCGCCCTCGGAGAATACAGATTTGGCTCTGGGAAAAACTCAGCGAAATGCCTTGTCCTCCTAACCATCGGTACAGGAATCGGGGGAGGCGTCGTTATGACTCCTGATTGCGTTCAAGGCACAGCCTCAGGTCCTCTGCTGCTCTTGGGAGCGAACCACGGCGGAGCAGAGTTAGGACACACGATGATTCAATACGGTGGGCTTGACTGCAATGCAGGCACCTACGGCCCTATCGAATCCTACTGCCAACGCGATTCAATCGTGAAACGCGCCGTTCACCGACTCCAACGTGGAAGACCTTCAATCATGCGCGAGATGATCGGCGGTGATCTTTCCAAGGTCACTCCGAAGATCATCGACTCCGCAGCAGACGAGGGCGATGAACTGGCTCTGGAGGTTTGGCACGAAGTCGGGACCTATCTCGGCGCGGGCATAGGCTCGCTCATCAACGTGTTCGCCCCGGACGTTTTTGCCATCGGCGGTCAGATAGCCAAAGCGGGAGAACACCTTCTCGGCCCCGCGCGGCGATCTGCAGCAAACGTTGCCGTACCCTCACTGTGGTCCGACGTTAACGTTGTACAAGCCGAGCAGATTGACGATGCCGGGATGCTTGGCGGCGCAGCGCTTGCGATGATGCGATTGGGCTGA
- a CDS encoding M48 family metalloprotease, with the protein MDSLSPVSAALLHGLWQGFVVAAIVCFALRWILAARHRYALLWGAMSAVVMLPFAYYVAAPSRVEAFIAAPGVATPTVGPSINWAQSILLFWACGAVYGIVRLFIEWVRVHTFSRTCEPACPELREVRDRVLERMAVRRYVRVRTSHAVQAPATIGTARPIVVWPAGGFDRMSDTENEAFMAHELAHIQRNDYALHLLQRALEALMWCNPAALWIGARLRHEREKAADELAAEALQTGKGLAIALGRLAIQNSGRAALSLAADDGDVQSRMRSLAIWKPQKMTLRSGFGIAITLVLLGAVTFVAAKAAASTKTATVYVSPVHKAYQNGLLRVTTGEAKFQHATISPGRLIDTLRVVEGRNLSTKQMIFIRIDSSSEASNGHSVSSTSAVYEFEKSGTAGFIEVQGTASNQLLLPLNGLP; encoded by the coding sequence ATGGACTCGCTCTCACCAGTGAGTGCAGCTTTGCTGCATGGGCTCTGGCAAGGGTTTGTGGTTGCTGCGATCGTATGTTTCGCTTTGCGCTGGATACTCGCTGCGAGACATCGCTATGCCCTTCTGTGGGGGGCGATGTCGGCAGTTGTCATGCTGCCATTTGCTTACTATGTTGCTGCTCCAAGCAGAGTTGAGGCATTTATCGCGGCTCCTGGGGTCGCGACACCGACGGTTGGACCAAGTATCAACTGGGCGCAGTCGATCCTTCTTTTCTGGGCTTGTGGTGCGGTGTACGGGATAGTCAGACTCTTTATCGAGTGGGTTCGGGTGCACACTTTTTCGAGGACTTGTGAACCAGCTTGTCCCGAGTTGCGTGAAGTTCGCGACAGAGTGCTTGAGCGGATGGCAGTTCGGAGATATGTGCGCGTGCGAACAAGTCATGCCGTGCAAGCCCCCGCGACAATCGGAACTGCACGTCCAATCGTTGTTTGGCCAGCAGGCGGTTTTGACAGGATGTCCGACACAGAGAATGAAGCCTTCATGGCGCATGAATTGGCACACATCCAGCGCAACGATTATGCGCTTCACTTGCTCCAGCGTGCGCTCGAAGCTCTGATGTGGTGCAATCCAGCCGCGCTTTGGATTGGGGCACGACTCCGGCATGAGCGTGAGAAGGCAGCAGACGAACTGGCGGCTGAAGCCTTGCAAACAGGGAAAGGATTGGCGATCGCGCTTGGCAGATTGGCGATTCAGAATTCGGGGCGTGCCGCTCTAAGCTTGGCGGCGGATGATGGTGATGTTCAGTCGCGCATGCGCAGCTTGGCGATCTGGAAACCCCAGAAAATGACACTACGTTCGGGATTCGGGATTGCCATCACCCTCGTTTTGCTTGGCGCTGTCACTTTTGTTGCCGCGAAAGCTGCGGCTAGTACAAAGACCGCGACTGTTTACGTTTCGCCCGTTCACAAAGCTTATCAAAATGGACTACTCCGCGTGACGACAGGGGAGGCAAAATTCCAGCATGCCACTATCAGCCCCGGGAGATTGATTGATACGCTCCGTGTTGTCGAGGGCAGAAATCTGTCGACAAAGCAGATGATATTCATTCGGATTGACAGTAGTTCAGAGGCCTCGAATGGTCATTCTGTTAGCTCAACCTCGGCAGTTTATGAGTTTGAAAAAAGCGGCACCGCTGGCTTTATCGAAGTTCAGGGCACCGCCAGCAATCAGCTCTTACTGCCTTTGAACGGCTTGCCCTGA
- a CDS encoding 2-oxo acid dehydrogenase subunit E2, which translates to MTEVIMPKMGDGMEEGTLLEWLKKDGDKVKSGDIIGTIQTDKATLELESPGSGSLTGFLIKEGDTVPVGKPIAILLKEGEALPENWGSGSSPASKSEEKTTEPAPAANGASTASAPTAASTAPSQASTAPAGRVKASPLAKRIAAELGVDLTAISGSGPGGRIVEKDVRAAAGSTTAKTAPATAAAINATAEDQLIPLNKIRQITAQRTVESKQQIPHFYVTVDVDVDRLMALRKTFEEEGAGKVSVNDFVVKACALALREMPMVNSSYQGDKLIQYGAVNIGMAVALDDGLTVAVIRNADQMTLRQINARAKELAGKARENRLSMDELTGSTFSISNMGMLDVDSFIAIVNQPNSGILAVSSARKTVVVNHEEQVVISTRMNISASFDHRVVDGAIGAKFINVVRSYLENPTRLLS; encoded by the coding sequence ATGACTGAAGTGATCATGCCCAAGATGGGCGACGGAATGGAAGAAGGCACTCTTCTGGAATGGCTCAAGAAAGATGGCGACAAGGTCAAATCCGGTGATATCATCGGCACGATCCAGACAGACAAGGCCACCCTTGAGTTGGAGTCACCCGGGAGTGGAAGCCTAACTGGATTCCTAATCAAAGAGGGAGACACCGTACCCGTCGGCAAACCGATTGCCATCCTTCTCAAAGAGGGTGAAGCGCTGCCTGAGAATTGGGGATCAGGTAGCTCGCCGGCGTCGAAGTCGGAAGAAAAAACCACGGAGCCAGCCCCCGCCGCGAACGGTGCATCCACTGCCTCAGCTCCTACTGCAGCATCGACTGCCCCATCTCAAGCCTCAACCGCGCCAGCTGGCCGTGTGAAAGCAAGTCCACTTGCCAAAAGAATCGCAGCTGAGCTCGGCGTTGATCTCACCGCCATAAGCGGCTCCGGTCCTGGTGGACGCATTGTCGAGAAAGATGTCAGAGCCGCTGCTGGATCGACAACCGCAAAGACCGCACCTGCCACAGCCGCAGCTATCAATGCCACTGCTGAAGATCAGCTCATACCCCTCAACAAGATTCGCCAAATCACAGCTCAGCGTACCGTTGAATCGAAGCAACAAATCCCGCACTTCTACGTCACCGTCGACGTCGATGTTGACCGGCTTATGGCCCTGCGCAAAACATTTGAAGAGGAAGGCGCTGGCAAGGTTTCCGTCAACGACTTCGTTGTGAAGGCTTGTGCGCTCGCCCTCCGCGAAATGCCGATGGTGAACTCAAGCTATCAAGGCGACAAGCTGATTCAATATGGAGCCGTCAACATCGGAATGGCAGTGGCCCTTGACGATGGGCTCACGGTTGCGGTGATTCGAAACGCGGACCAGATGACACTCCGCCAAATAAATGCTCGTGCTAAAGAACTCGCTGGCAAAGCAAGGGAGAACAGACTCTCTATGGACGAGCTTACGGGAAGTACCTTCAGCATCTCCAACATGGGCATGCTCGACGTCGATAGTTTCATCGCAATCGTGAACCAACCAAACTCTGGCATTCTCGCGGTCAGTTCCGCCCGAAAAACGGTAGTCGTAAATCACGAGGAGCAGGTCGTCATCAGCACAAGGATGAATATCTCGGCCTCCTTCGATCATCGAGTTGTCGATGGCGCAATCGGAGCCAAGTTTATCAACGTGGTGCGGAGCTACCTTGAAAATCCGACCCGACTGCTGTCGTAG
- a CDS encoding MoxR family ATPase, which translates to MSQEEGQDARPALAVADVAEEANKIIAEVEKVIVGKSETIRLSVLTMLCGGHLLLEDIPGVGKTTLAKALALSIGGDFRRVQFTPDLLPADVTGTSIYNQSKGDFEFKPGPLFGNIVLVDEINRATPKTQSALLEAMEERQITSDGVTRNLPEPFFVIATQNNIEMTGTYPLPEAQLDRFFSMLSLGYPERDDEVHILGQQQVVHPIESVEQVTTLSRMVSAQHAVRELFVHETVRGYIVDLIRQTRGHPQLQAGASPRGSLQVMRAAQAHAAMRGADFVMPDDVKAVGPYILSHRVLPKTDLRTRGASSREVISNILSTLPAPVPTAK; encoded by the coding sequence ATGTCTCAAGAAGAAGGCCAGGATGCTCGGCCTGCACTGGCTGTTGCAGATGTCGCCGAAGAAGCAAACAAGATCATTGCTGAAGTTGAAAAAGTAATCGTCGGAAAGTCTGAGACCATCCGGCTATCTGTTCTGACGATGCTTTGTGGTGGGCATCTGTTGCTTGAGGATATTCCGGGTGTTGGTAAGACGACCCTAGCTAAAGCCCTCGCACTTAGCATTGGCGGTGACTTTCGACGTGTGCAGTTTACGCCCGACCTGCTGCCTGCCGACGTTACGGGGACCTCAATCTACAACCAGTCGAAGGGTGATTTTGAGTTCAAGCCCGGTCCGTTGTTCGGCAATATCGTCCTCGTCGATGAGATCAACCGTGCAACGCCGAAGACGCAGTCTGCTCTTCTTGAGGCGATGGAGGAGCGGCAGATCACGAGCGATGGCGTGACGCGCAATCTCCCGGAACCGTTTTTTGTTATCGCCACCCAGAACAACATTGAGATGACGGGTACCTATCCATTGCCCGAAGCTCAGCTTGACCGGTTCTTTTCAATGCTCTCGCTTGGTTATCCGGAGCGGGATGACGAAGTTCACATTCTTGGTCAGCAGCAGGTCGTGCACCCGATCGAGTCGGTCGAGCAGGTCACAACGCTGTCGAGAATGGTGAGCGCCCAGCACGCCGTCCGTGAATTGTTCGTACACGAAACGGTTCGGGGCTACATCGTCGATCTTATTCGCCAGACTCGTGGACATCCTCAACTCCAAGCTGGAGCTTCCCCGAGAGGTTCACTGCAGGTGATGCGGGCGGCTCAGGCACACGCAGCGATGCGTGGAGCAGACTTTGTGATGCCGGACGATGTCAAGGCGGTTGGGCCGTACATCCTTTCGCACCGTGTACTCCCGAAGACGGACTTGCGTACTCGAGGCGCTTCCTCAAGGGAAGTCATCTCGAACATTCTTAGTACCTTGCCGGCACCCGTGCCGACTGCGAAGTAG
- a CDS encoding site-2 protease family protein, with translation MLTLLVAAHELGHYLIARMFKMGVEEFAVGFGRPKWVWKRKSFTTEHLDDEGNPVIETTEYTFRPVPLGGFVRIKGMLPEEDGSETKIPGGFFSKPPIQRFLVLFAGPVFSILAGWVLLIPAYTITGIEKPINEPFLGEVGAEGPAAVAGLKEGDKIISIDGKPINTFFNIVETVRDLPPQEFAVVYERDGKQSQTVVTTYRREAPTPVLDSNLELTPVLKYQSLLGIDPPRKHVSLSIGQASQKAFELPLRMVEGIFAMFAAPSTIQHQVGGPVTIFEMTRSSMDTGIGPLIIFAGLLSIMLGIFNLLPVVGVLDGGHMCVAFVEMLRRGRRLSYKAQERIATIGVIAIVFMFGSVLFIDISRKFKQNKQPEKPAIERPLKQEKADEKPLDGKADTP, from the coding sequence ATGCTAACACTGCTTGTAGCGGCTCATGAATTGGGTCACTACCTCATCGCGCGTATGTTCAAAATGGGCGTCGAGGAGTTTGCAGTTGGTTTTGGACGTCCGAAATGGGTTTGGAAAAGGAAGAGCTTCACAACGGAGCACTTAGATGATGAGGGCAATCCGGTCATCGAAACCACGGAGTACACGTTCCGGCCGGTGCCCCTTGGCGGATTCGTTCGGATCAAAGGGATGTTGCCGGAAGAGGACGGCAGCGAAACGAAGATCCCCGGCGGGTTCTTTAGCAAGCCGCCTATTCAGAGGTTCCTTGTCCTTTTTGCTGGCCCAGTTTTTAGCATTCTCGCCGGCTGGGTTTTGCTGATTCCTGCATACACGATCACGGGCATTGAAAAACCGATCAACGAGCCATTTTTGGGAGAAGTTGGTGCCGAGGGTCCGGCCGCAGTGGCTGGTCTGAAGGAGGGCGACAAGATCATCTCGATCGATGGCAAGCCCATAAACACATTCTTCAATATCGTTGAGACTGTCAGAGATTTGCCCCCACAAGAGTTTGCGGTCGTCTATGAGCGTGATGGGAAGCAGTCTCAAACTGTGGTTACAACCTACAGAAGAGAGGCACCCACACCTGTTCTTGATTCTAATTTAGAACTCACCCCCGTTCTGAAGTATCAGAGTTTGCTTGGTATTGATCCCCCCAGAAAGCATGTAAGTCTTTCGATAGGTCAAGCCTCACAAAAAGCCTTTGAGCTGCCTTTGAGAATGGTAGAAGGCATCTTCGCGATGTTTGCCGCACCGTCGACGATCCAACACCAGGTCGGCGGTCCCGTGACGATCTTCGAGATGACACGCAGCAGCATGGACACGGGAATCGGCCCGCTGATCATCTTCGCCGGATTGCTTAGCATCATGCTGGGGATCTTTAACCTGCTGCCCGTGGTTGGTGTTTTGGACGGGGGGCACATGTGCGTCGCCTTCGTCGAAATGCTGCGACGTGGCAGACGGTTGAGCTACAAGGCCCAGGAGCGTATCGCTACGATTGGGGTGATTGCTATCGTTTTCATGTTTGGCAGTGTGCTCTTTATCGATATCAGCCGAAAGTTCAAGCAAAACAAGCAGCCCGAGAAGCCTGCAATCGAACGGCCTTTGAAGCAAGAAAAGGCTGACGAGAAGCCGCTCGATGGTAAAGCCGATACTCCGTAA
- a CDS encoding DUF4129 domain-containing protein, translating into MIVLRQAQRTVSELNWLDYVLAALGTALPLNSVGIALSRPTLGLVFVSASLGGILISYIIHILGFSKQRTRWDAVLYIVIALVAIYGSRAFNNFLPDEGFPRDLLITGILSWMLLLGSYTLWRDSTMLFQAIPGLALFGLIGAFNTYLAAPIVFFIYIVIWGTLFARVHTRAMLRVAQQAGYTDTRAIKDGPWRAMAGTRLALISAIAVGLISFVFGPLVKESMGGLARGIVINIPQPRPPSSTTGAGSVRAAASVRIGNGPPLLSESVVFRAKLDEPRYLRTTTYASYTGNGWGDQGDSAITSIGAAPDSFIDRSTIVSNRAAFESVPFQVRLLDFRLDRLPIPGELNTLKEPTLFDPLADGNLRMRTGAVGSLIEGTAFVPTGMVQPTVSERATDGTLPKHLVPFVSQENIPESVMNLAKEVSAEGRNDYEKANMLMLEIQQRCMYNLRAEGAPRDRDAVEWFLFGDVRQAYCDMFASSMALMARSIGIPSRVASGYYPNQSGTNDGWYELRGADAHMWCELYFRDLGWVVFDPTSGARAVEGGERGLSTETGPWYRRPWFLMILNIVILGGLLLGAWVGVQSYRRQKDVKSRRINAMTAAYLKFVRAMEVKSGRLKRLSETPTEYFEAVKEALGDLADKADTLNRQFIDSFYGAAEMTDESVRSLKNEANLVSKDLWRAA; encoded by the coding sequence ATGATTGTCTTACGTCAAGCGCAAAGAACAGTTTCTGAGCTGAACTGGCTTGACTATGTGCTTGCCGCACTGGGCACAGCTCTACCGCTTAACTCTGTTGGGATCGCGCTTTCGCGACCCACGTTGGGTCTAGTTTTCGTTTCCGCTTCTCTCGGCGGGATTCTGATCAGCTATATCATCCATATTCTTGGATTTTCCAAGCAACGAACTCGCTGGGATGCGGTGCTGTATATCGTGATCGCTTTGGTGGCGATTTACGGATCGAGAGCGTTCAACAATTTCTTGCCTGATGAGGGCTTTCCCCGTGATCTGCTCATTACTGGCATTTTGAGCTGGATGTTGCTTCTGGGGAGCTACACGCTTTGGCGTGACTCGACGATGCTATTTCAGGCTATTCCAGGGCTAGCTCTGTTTGGGCTGATCGGGGCGTTTAACACCTACCTTGCGGCTCCAATCGTCTTTTTCATCTACATCGTTATTTGGGGGACTCTCTTTGCGCGAGTTCATACCCGCGCCATGCTCCGGGTTGCTCAGCAGGCGGGATATACGGATACCAGAGCGATTAAAGATGGCCCTTGGCGGGCGATGGCGGGGACGCGCCTCGCTCTGATTTCAGCGATAGCTGTTGGGCTGATTAGCTTTGTGTTCGGTCCGCTTGTTAAGGAATCGATGGGTGGCCTTGCTCGTGGGATTGTCATCAACATTCCGCAACCGCGACCGCCTTCAAGTACGACCGGCGCGGGGTCTGTTCGCGCAGCAGCTTCAGTTCGGATTGGGAACGGTCCGCCTTTGCTTTCGGAAAGCGTGGTTTTCCGGGCTAAGCTCGATGAGCCAAGATACCTCCGCACGACAACTTATGCGAGCTATACGGGCAATGGATGGGGAGATCAAGGAGATAGCGCGATAACCTCTATCGGCGCAGCTCCCGATTCGTTCATCGACCGTTCTACGATCGTGAGCAATCGGGCGGCCTTTGAGTCCGTTCCTTTCCAAGTTCGGCTGCTTGATTTTCGCCTTGATCGTCTGCCTATCCCAGGCGAGCTTAATACCCTCAAAGAGCCGACGCTTTTCGACCCGTTGGCAGACGGCAATCTGCGTATGCGGACCGGCGCGGTTGGAAGCCTGATAGAGGGTACTGCCTTTGTCCCGACAGGGATGGTTCAGCCGACAGTTTCTGAGCGTGCAACAGATGGGACTCTCCCAAAGCACCTTGTCCCATTTGTATCGCAAGAAAACATCCCAGAATCGGTGATGAACCTGGCCAAAGAGGTCTCGGCAGAGGGAAGGAACGACTACGAAAAGGCCAACATGCTGATGTTGGAGATTCAGCAGCGGTGTATGTATAACCTTAGGGCAGAGGGCGCGCCTAGGGATAGGGACGCCGTCGAATGGTTCTTGTTTGGCGATGTTCGGCAGGCGTACTGTGACATGTTTGCGAGTTCGATGGCTTTGATGGCACGGTCGATTGGAATTCCGTCGCGGGTGGCTTCGGGCTATTACCCAAATCAATCTGGCACTAACGACGGCTGGTACGAATTGCGTGGGGCCGATGCTCACATGTGGTGCGAGTTGTACTTCCGCGATCTTGGTTGGGTGGTTTTCGATCCCACTTCTGGGGCAAGGGCCGTCGAAGGTGGTGAGCGTGGGTTATCGACGGAGACAGGCCCATGGTATCGGCGCCCCTGGTTCTTAATGATCCTGAATATCGTCATTCTTGGCGGCCTCCTGCTCGGGGCCTGGGTGGGCGTCCAGAGCTATCGAAGGCAGAAGGACGTGAAGAGCCGCCGTATCAATGCGATGACGGCTGCCTACTTGAAGTTTGTTAGGGCGATGGAAGTGAAGTCGGGACGGTTAAAGCGGCTAAGTGAGACGCCAACAGAGTATTTTGAAGCTGTGAAGGAAGCGCTTGGCGACCTTGCCGATAAGGCAGATACGTTGAACCGTCAATTCATTGACTCGTTCTATGGAGCTGCCGAAATGACGGATGAATCCGTTCGATCGCTAAAAAATGAAGCGAACTTGGTTTCCAAGGATCTTTGGAGAGCAGCTTGA